A genomic stretch from Streptomyces venezuelae ATCC 10712 includes:
- a CDS encoding DUF6284 family protein, producing the protein MQSIITLPVTSAALSFDGEPSDAELDAIETEMPLVLADVELLDAVIKTLDRPVSKLDERRIRRARNRVVAARRGLTNRVTAVQSGGAA; encoded by the coding sequence ATGCAGTCCATCATCACACTCCCTGTGACCAGCGCGGCTCTGTCGTTCGACGGTGAGCCGTCGGACGCTGAGCTGGACGCGATCGAGACCGAGATGCCGCTCGTCCTGGCGGACGTCGAGCTGCTCGACGCGGTGATCAAGACGCTGGACCGTCCGGTGAGCAAGCTGGACGAGCGGCGGATCCGACGGGCCCGCAACCGGGTCGTGGCGGCCCGCCGGGGCCTCACCAACCGCGTCACCGCCGTGCAGTCGGGCGGTGCGGCGTGA
- a CDS encoding helix-turn-helix domain-containing protein, with the protein MANERLRGAIIESGLTLDQVAERLGISAKTVERWINEPKRQPYRRFKYAAASLLQREMSYLWPEERTSAEVTEAGGAELVKLYPHRSVVPNRLWPQLYAGATRQFDVLVYSGFWLTEDAAFHQVVKEKSAAGVPVRFMLGDPDSAAVAVRGTDEGIGGAMASKIRNALINYAPLFGLPGVEFRLHATTLYNSIYRADDEMLANGHLYGVGAYMAPVLHIQRVPGGELFDAYAESVERVWESARRISSPTDLGGSDA; encoded by the coding sequence ATGGCCAATGAACGGCTGCGCGGCGCCATCATCGAGAGCGGCCTGACCCTAGATCAGGTCGCGGAGCGGCTCGGGATCTCCGCCAAGACGGTGGAGCGCTGGATCAACGAGCCCAAGCGTCAGCCGTACCGCCGCTTCAAGTACGCCGCGGCCTCGCTCCTCCAGCGTGAGATGTCGTACCTGTGGCCGGAGGAGCGGACGTCGGCCGAGGTCACCGAAGCGGGTGGCGCGGAACTGGTCAAGCTCTACCCACACCGATCCGTCGTACCGAATCGGCTCTGGCCGCAGCTCTACGCGGGGGCGACGCGGCAGTTCGACGTCCTCGTGTACTCAGGGTTCTGGCTCACCGAGGACGCGGCCTTCCACCAGGTGGTCAAGGAGAAGTCGGCGGCCGGCGTCCCGGTCCGCTTCATGCTCGGGGACCCCGACTCGGCGGCCGTCGCCGTCCGTGGAACCGACGAAGGCATCGGTGGTGCGATGGCGAGCAAGATTCGCAACGCGCTGATCAACTACGCGCCGTTATTCGGGCTGCCGGGCGTCGAGTTCCGGCTCCACGCCACCACGCTCTACAACTCCATCTATCGGGCTGACGACGAGATGCTCGCAAACGGCCACCTGTACGGCGTGGGCGCGTACATGGCTCCGGTGCTCCACATCCAGCGCGTCCCCGGGGGCGAGCTGTTCGACGCCTACGCTGAGAGCGTCGAGCGGGTCTGGGAGAGCGCCCGGCGTATCTCCTCGCCCACGGACCTCGGAGGTTCAGACGCATGA
- a CDS encoding NUDIX domain-containing protein: MSRIDYFRDPKAPRANSVVPSVTVVVRDGDGRLLLIHKTDNGLWALPGGGHDIGERIGDTAVREVVEETGIEVEVESIVGLYTDPEHVLAYDDGEVRQQFSICFRAHPVGGSLRTSSESKEVRWVDPADLDDLDIHPSMRLRIRHGLDESGREPYIG; this comes from the coding sequence ATGAGCCGGATCGACTACTTCCGCGACCCGAAGGCTCCCAGGGCTAACTCGGTGGTGCCTTCGGTCACGGTCGTCGTGCGTGACGGTGACGGGCGGCTACTGCTGATCCACAAGACCGACAACGGCCTGTGGGCGCTGCCCGGGGGTGGCCACGACATCGGCGAGCGCATCGGCGATACGGCCGTGCGCGAGGTCGTGGAGGAGACCGGGATCGAGGTAGAGGTGGAGAGCATCGTCGGGCTCTACACCGACCCTGAACACGTCCTCGCGTACGACGACGGCGAGGTCCGACAGCAGTTCTCGATCTGCTTCCGAGCCCACCCGGTCGGTGGCTCCCTCCGCACGAGCAGCGAATCGAAAGAGGTCCGCTGGGTTGACCCAGCGGACCTCGACGACTTGGACATCCACCCGTCCATGCGGCTGCGCATCCGGCACGGCCTGGACGAGTCGGGCCGGGAGCCCTACATCGGCTGA
- a CDS encoding HD domain-containing protein produces the protein MGLTEWAYALSETMLSEQLPRRWSHSLGVAKRARSLSPILGADAELLEAAAVLHDVGYSPTIAATGFHPLDGARFLRDQEGADERVVRLVAHHSCALLEAEERGLRRELETEFELERPELVDALIVSDMTTTPTGEHTTPAARLDEIVQRYGPNTIVGRFIQRAAPEIHAANERVERRMASAAAGAQPM, from the coding sequence ATGGGGCTTACCGAGTGGGCGTACGCGCTCTCCGAAACGATGTTGTCCGAGCAGTTGCCGCGCCGCTGGTCGCACTCCCTCGGCGTTGCCAAGCGGGCCCGGTCCCTCAGCCCGATCCTCGGTGCCGACGCCGAACTGCTGGAAGCCGCGGCCGTTCTTCACGACGTCGGCTATTCCCCCACCATCGCCGCCACGGGCTTCCACCCGCTCGACGGGGCACGGTTCCTTCGTGACCAGGAAGGGGCCGACGAGCGGGTCGTCCGGCTCGTGGCCCATCACTCCTGCGCGCTCCTGGAAGCCGAGGAGCGCGGGCTTCGGCGTGAGCTGGAGACCGAGTTCGAGTTGGAGCGGCCTGAGCTGGTGGACGCGCTCATCGTGTCCGACATGACGACGACGCCGACCGGCGAGCACACGACGCCGGCGGCCCGGCTGGACGAGATCGTTCAGCGGTACGGACCGAACACCATCGTGGGCCGGTTCATCCAGCGGGCTGCGCCGGAGATCCATGCCGCCAACGAGCGGGTGGAACGGCGGATGGCCTCAGCCGCCGCCGGCGCTCAGCCGATGTAG